In one window of Romboutsia hominis DNA:
- a CDS encoding vitamin B12 dependent-methionine synthase activation domain-containing protein yields MRIDFSQSIDIDKNEVLRYLEYKGQEINENLHNIIDECIKITKSTINPRYILRVYPILREDNRPYGDKVYIKGSNLTLKSRDLYNLLDSCSECIIMATTLGIEIEKEIKKRSYNELSKSIILDACATTAIEELCDRLQLEIQEKLINTNKFITSRYSPGYGDLPIEKNREIINLLNCQKEIGLTITESGIMIPRKSVIAIIGISEDKTIQSFKSCSKCQNNKNCKYKKGDDRDECKRFYKR; encoded by the coding sequence ATGAGAATTGACTTTTCGCAATCCATAGATATAGATAAAAACGAAGTATTAAGATATCTAGAGTACAAAGGTCAAGAAATAAATGAAAATCTTCATAATATAATTGATGAATGCATAAAAATAACTAAATCAACAATAAACCCTCGATATATTTTGAGGGTTTATCCTATATTAAGAGAAGATAACAGACCATATGGAGATAAGGTATATATAAAGGGAAGTAATTTAACATTAAAAAGTAGAGATTTGTATAATTTATTAGATAGTTGCAGTGAATGCATAATAATGGCTACAACACTAGGGATAGAAATAGAAAAAGAAATAAAAAAGCGCTCTTATAATGAGTTAAGCAAAAGTATAATATTAGATGCTTGTGCTACCACAGCTATAGAAGAACTGTGCGATAGACTACAATTGGAAATACAAGAAAAATTAATTAATACTAATAAATTCATAACATCAAGATATAGCCCAGGATATGGGGACTTACCAATAGAAAAAAATAGAGAAATAATAAATCTATTAAATTGTCAAAAAGAAATCGGTTTGACTATAACTGAAAGTGGGATAATGATTCCAAGGAAGTCTGTTATAGCAATAATAGGAATATCAGAAGATAAAACAATTCAAAGCTTTAAATCATGTTCAAAATGCCAAAATAACAAAAATTGTAAATATAAAAAAGGGGATGACAGAGATGAATGTAAGAGATTTTATAAAAGATAA
- a CDS encoding carbohydrate kinase family protein — protein sequence MIDNRQPYALVFGVSVFDICGFTNNNYRCNDSNPGKVKTSFGGVCRNIAECMARVGVNTRFISILGDDETGKRMLDHSKKMNYDMSESLIIKGGHTPTYMAILDEQGEMVSAVVDMNIIDMFTTEFIDSKAEIIRNAEYMILDSDRPDIVEYIIQNFSKDTKLILDPVSAAKAKTVKHLIKGFHTIKPNRYEAEIMCGFKIHNDEDLRKAGKYFTDLGIQNVFITLDEDGIYYNNGQEEGKIKANDVKVINVTGAGDSFVAGIANGYMNNINIVDTVKYAIAMSSITIATEETIHPDMSHELVEKYINNIEWTEVKYSK from the coding sequence ATGATAGACAATAGGCAACCTTATGCGTTAGTTTTCGGAGTATCAGTTTTTGATATCTGCGGGTTTACAAACAATAATTATAGATGTAATGATTCTAATCCAGGTAAAGTTAAGACTTCTTTCGGAGGAGTTTGTAGAAATATAGCTGAATGTATGGCTAGAGTAGGTGTAAATACAAGATTTATCTCTATATTAGGAGATGATGAGACAGGAAAAAGAATGTTAGATCATTCTAAAAAGATGAACTATGATATGAGCGAGTCTCTAATAATAAAAGGAGGGCACACTCCTACATATATGGCTATCTTAGATGAACAAGGTGAGATGGTTTCTGCTGTAGTTGATATGAACATAATAGACATGTTTACTACAGAATTTATAGACTCAAAAGCGGAAATAATAAGAAATGCCGAGTATATGATACTAGACTCAGATAGACCTGATATAGTAGAATATATAATACAAAACTTTAGTAAAGATACTAAACTTATATTAGATCCAGTTTCAGCAGCAAAGGCTAAAACAGTTAAACACTTAATAAAAGGGTTCCATACTATAAAGCCAAATAGATATGAGGCTGAAATAATGTGTGGATTTAAAATACACAATGATGAAGATTTAAGAAAAGCTGGTAAATATTTTACAGACTTAGGCATCCAAAACGTATTTATAACATTAGATGAAGATGGTATATACTACAACAATGGGCAAGAAGAAGGTAAAATTAAGGCTAATGATGTAAAAGTAATCAACGTTACTGGTGCAGGAGATTCTTTTGTAGCAGGTATAGCTAATGGTTATATGAATAATATTAATATAGTTGATACTGTAAAATATGCAATAGCTATGTCATCTATAACTATAGCAACAGAAGAAACTATTCATCCAGATATGAGCCACGAGTTAGTTGAAAAATATATTAACAATATAGAGTGGACAGAAGTAAAATATAGTAAATAG
- a CDS encoding S-ribosylhomocysteine lyase — MQKVESFKLDHTKVKAPYVRKCCLLNGEKGDMVSKFDLRFLQPNAETFGTAAMHGLEHLLATYLRETIDNIIDLSPMGCRTGFYLIVWGDVEPAVIKEGLEKALKMVLDAKEIPAATAVECGNYKDLSLFGAQEYAREALEKGFSLNIYGE; from the coding sequence ATGCAAAAAGTAGAAAGTTTTAAATTAGATCATACAAAAGTAAAAGCACCTTATGTTAGAAAGTGTTGTTTATTAAATGGAGAAAAAGGAGATATGGTAAGCAAGTTTGATTTAAGATTCTTACAACCAAATGCAGAAACATTTGGAACAGCTGCTATGCATGGTTTAGAGCATTTATTAGCTACTTATTTAAGAGAAACAATAGACAACATAATAGACTTATCTCCAATGGGATGTAGAACAGGATTCTACTTAATAGTATGGGGAGATGTAGAACCAGCAGTTATAAAAGAAGGGTTAGAAAAAGCATTAAAAATGGTTTTAGATGCTAAAGAAATACCAGCAGCTACTGCTGTAGAGTGTGGAAATTACAAAGATTTATCTCTATTTGGAGCACAAGAATATGCTAGAGAAGCTTTAGAAAAAGGATTCTCACTAAATATATATGGAGAATAA
- a CDS encoding homocysteine S-methyltransferase family protein, producing the protein MNVRDFIKDNILIFDGAMGTMLQQKGLKIGENPEIFGFENPDKLLEIHKSYLDAGSNVITTNTFGANELKLEKLGYTVEKIVDNAVKVAKKAINKSQNINNKFVALDMGPIGEMLEPMGTLSFDRAYEIFKRQAIQGEKSGADLIIIETMMDLYEAKAAVLAAKENTNLPVFCTMTFDENGRSFTGCLPESMVLTIEGLGVDAVGVNCSLGPKQLLPIVERIAKMTKVPVVVQANAGLPNIVDGQATYDVDAEEFYKGVKNFVKVGASIIGGCCGTDPSFINKISNNLDELKKVNVEKVNKCFVCSPSKVVEIKAPTVMGERLNPTGRKSLQDAIKNRNFDYIINLGLEQINGGAEILNVNVGIPNIEEEKFMPMVIKEIQSVIDTPLQVDSSNIDVLEQGLRYYNGKTIVNSVNGKEESLSKILPIVKKYGSCVVGLTLDENGIPKTAKGRFNIAKKIVDKAISYGINKEDIFIDCLSLTVSAQQSEAMATIECIKMIKEELGVKTILGVSNVSFGVPNRKALNSTYLTMALANGLDLPIINPNEDSMMEVINSFKVIKNIDKNCINYISKYANVVNNKDINTRQNNKEKLSVEQIIERGLKEEIKEVIPNILKSQSENEVIEEILIPTLDKIGKKYENGEIFLPQLIQSAETVKVALDILKVSLQSKSESIEQKGKIIVATVKGDIHDIGKNIVKIMLENYGYDVLDLGKDVDIDVIVEEAKNRNIKLIGLSALMTTTVRSMKETIEAIRKEGLDAKVFVGGAVLTSEYAKEIGADYYSKDAKSSIEIAKTNLR; encoded by the coding sequence ATGAATGTAAGAGATTTTATAAAAGATAATATATTAATATTTGATGGAGCTATGGGAACAATGCTTCAACAAAAAGGTTTAAAAATAGGGGAAAATCCAGAAATATTTGGATTTGAAAATCCAGATAAACTTTTAGAAATACATAAATCATACCTAGATGCAGGGTCAAATGTAATAACTACAAATACTTTTGGTGCTAACGAGCTAAAATTAGAAAAACTAGGGTATACTGTAGAAAAAATAGTAGATAATGCAGTAAAAGTTGCTAAAAAAGCTATTAATAAATCACAAAATATTAATAATAAATTTGTAGCACTAGATATGGGACCGATAGGAGAAATGTTAGAACCTATGGGAACACTAAGTTTTGATAGGGCATATGAAATATTTAAAAGACAAGCAATACAAGGTGAAAAGTCTGGTGCAGATTTAATAATAATAGAAACTATGATGGATTTATATGAGGCTAAGGCAGCAGTATTAGCAGCTAAGGAAAATACTAACTTACCTGTATTTTGTACTATGACCTTTGATGAAAATGGGAGAAGTTTTACTGGGTGCCTTCCAGAAAGTATGGTTTTAACTATAGAAGGATTAGGAGTAGATGCTGTAGGTGTAAATTGCTCTTTAGGGCCAAAGCAGCTTTTACCAATAGTAGAGAGAATAGCTAAGATGACAAAGGTGCCGGTAGTGGTTCAAGCTAATGCAGGACTACCAAATATAGTGGATGGACAAGCTACATATGATGTAGATGCAGAGGAATTTTATAAAGGTGTTAAAAATTTTGTAAAAGTAGGTGCATCAATAATAGGAGGATGTTGTGGAACAGATCCATCTTTTATAAATAAAATATCTAATAATCTAGATGAATTAAAAAAGGTAAATGTAGAGAAAGTAAATAAATGTTTTGTATGCTCACCATCAAAGGTTGTAGAAATAAAAGCTCCGACTGTTATGGGAGAAAGATTAAATCCAACAGGGAGAAAAAGTCTTCAAGATGCAATAAAAAATAGAAACTTTGATTACATTATAAACTTAGGTTTAGAACAAATAAATGGTGGAGCTGAAATATTAAATGTAAACGTAGGAATACCTAATATAGAAGAAGAAAAGTTTATGCCTATGGTTATAAAAGAAATTCAATCTGTTATAGATACTCCTCTTCAAGTGGATTCATCAAATATAGATGTCTTAGAACAAGGTCTTAGATATTATAACGGTAAAACTATAGTAAATTCTGTGAATGGAAAAGAAGAATCCTTAAGTAAAATACTTCCGATAGTAAAAAAATACGGATCATGTGTGGTTGGACTTACTTTAGACGAAAATGGAATACCAAAAACGGCAAAAGGAAGATTTAATATTGCTAAAAAAATAGTAGATAAAGCAATATCTTATGGAATAAATAAAGAAGATATATTTATAGATTGCTTATCACTTACAGTTTCAGCGCAGCAATCAGAGGCCATGGCGACTATAGAATGTATAAAAATGATAAAAGAGGAATTGGGAGTTAAAACTATATTAGGTGTATCAAATGTATCTTTTGGTGTACCAAATAGAAAAGCTTTAAATAGTACTTACTTAACTATGGCATTAGCAAATGGACTAGACTTACCAATTATAAATCCAAATGAAGATAGCATGATGGAGGTTATAAACTCTTTTAAAGTAATAAAAAATATAGATAAAAATTGTATAAATTACATAAGTAAATATGCAAATGTTGTAAATAATAAAGATATCAATACAAGACAAAATAATAAAGAAAAATTATCAGTAGAACAAATAATAGAAAGAGGACTTAAAGAAGAAATAAAAGAAGTAATACCAAATATTTTAAAAAGTCAATCAGAAAATGAAGTAATAGAAGAAATACTTATACCTACACTAGATAAAATAGGTAAAAAATATGAAAATGGTGAAATATTCTTACCGCAATTAATACAATCGGCAGAGACTGTGAAAGTAGCACTGGATATTCTAAAAGTAAGTTTACAAAGTAAAAGTGAAAGTATAGAGCAAAAAGGAAAAATTATAGTAGCAACTGTAAAAGGAGATATACACGATATAGGTAAAAATATTGTAAAGATAATGCTTGAAAATTATGGGTATGATGTCCTAGATTTAGGGAAAGATGTTGATATTGATGTAATTGTTGAAGAGGCTAAAAATAGAAATATAAAACTTATAGGATTAAGTGCTTTAATGACAACTACAGTTAGAAGCATGAAAGAAACAATAGAAGCAATAAGAAAAGAAGGACTAGATGCGAAAGTATTTGTTGGTGGTGCAGTACTTACTAGTGAGTATGCAAAAGAGATTGGGGCAGACTATTATTCTAAAGATGCGAAATCATCTATAGAAATAGCAAAGACAAATTTAAGATAA
- a CDS encoding aminopeptidase — protein sequence MEFERNLDKYAELAVKVGVNIQADQTLLVRSPIECAPFVRKVVEHAYKAGAKNVHIEWSDEECTLIKYLNAPEEAFNEFPKWTSEQYVDIAKEGGAFLTIYAQNPDLLKNVDPQRVANFQKASAQALKEWRSYTLSDKCKWSIVSVPTESWAAKIFPDVSKEEAVEKLWEAIFKCSRVSDQDPIEAWNNHNNDLKTRMNFLNDKNFKTLKFKSAKTDLTMELPEGHIWLSGASQDPNGVNFNPNIPTEEVFSMPHKFKVNGVVHSTKPLVYGGNVIDNFSLTFKDGKIIDFTAEKGAETLGKLIDTDEGSHYLGEVALVPFKSPISDTNIVFFNTLYDENASCHFALGSAYKTCIKDGDSIKEEEMDKYGVNTSLTHVDFMIGSADMDIVGITNDGEEIQVFKDGNWAF from the coding sequence CTGAGTTAGCTGTTAAAGTTGGAGTTAATATACAAGCTGACCAAACTTTACTTGTTAGATCGCCTATCGAATGTGCTCCTTTTGTTAGAAAAGTTGTTGAGCATGCTTATAAGGCTGGAGCTAAAAATGTACATATAGAATGGTCTGATGAAGAATGTACTTTAATAAAATACTTAAATGCACCTGAAGAAGCATTTAACGAATTCCCTAAGTGGACTTCAGAACAATATGTTGATATAGCAAAAGAAGGGGGAGCTTTCTTAACTATATATGCTCAAAACCCTGATTTATTAAAAAATGTAGATCCTCAAAGAGTCGCTAACTTCCAAAAAGCATCTGCACAAGCTTTAAAGGAATGGAGATCTTACACTCTATCTGACAAATGTAAATGGAGTATAGTATCTGTACCAACTGAATCTTGGGCAGCTAAGATATTCCCTGATGTTTCTAAAGAAGAAGCTGTTGAAAAATTATGGGAAGCAATATTTAAGTGTTCAAGAGTTTCTGATCAAGACCCAATAGAAGCTTGGAATAATCACAACAATGACTTAAAAACAAGAATGAATTTCTTAAATGATAAAAACTTCAAAACATTAAAATTTAAATCAGCAAAAACTGATTTAACTATGGAATTACCTGAGGGGCATATTTGGTTAAGCGGTGCATCTCAAGACCCTAATGGTGTTAACTTCAACCCAAATATACCAACAGAAGAGGTTTTCTCTATGCCTCACAAATTTAAAGTTAATGGTGTAGTTCATAGCACGAAACCACTTGTTTATGGTGGAAATGTTATAGATAACTTCTCTTTAACATTTAAGGATGGAAAAATAATAGATTTCACAGCTGAAAAAGGTGCTGAGACACTAGGTAAATTAATAGACACTGATGAAGGTTCTCATTACTTAGGAGAAGTTGCATTAGTTCCTTTTAAATCTCCTATATCAGACACTAATATAGTATTCTTCAACACTTTATACGATGAAAATGCATCTTGTCACTTTGCATTAGGATCTGCATACAAGACTTGTATAAAAGATGGAGATTCTATAAAAGAAGAGGAAATGGATAAATATGGTGTTAACACAAGTTTAACTCATGTTGACTTCATGATAGGTTCAGCTGATATGGATATCGTTGGTATAACTAACGATGGTGAAGAAATTCAAGTATTCAAAGATGGAAACTGGGCTTTCTAA